The Daucus carota subsp. sativus chromosome 7, DH1 v3.0, whole genome shotgun sequence genome window below encodes:
- the LOC108194971 gene encoding disease resistance protein RPP13 encodes MTVSLLKVFHMSSDPQGIGTPTKGRQKMVDAIVSFAIQTLGNFLIQQVNIRIGVRDTVRWLKDELVFLQASVRYAESRQDEELIRNWLNNVREVADEAVAILRNFNVLHQEHASSKQDVCHSLISYVWMCKKEAKLYDIGKDFESLKERVVDIKKRRREYGINAMLATPNVQQKRRALLRTTAIDNHVDVVGFEDDIKTLMSELDSEDPWRKVIAIHGMGGLGKTSLATELYNSGDLRHFGTRAKVCVSNEYSIKDVLKRLIKSFMGIEHEQELSKMDEHDLLHHLQKLLQDRGRYLIVIDDIWDTKVWELIIKAFPDQKNGSRIIITTRNKKVAEMIDDKCFVHQLRFLTEEESWQLFCKRAEPTQNLKKLGKEMVGKCGGLPLAIVVLSGLLLHNKNYAYWSKVKEHIWRHLKGGASVQIEEILSLSYIDLSLQMQDCFLYLARFPEDHIIDVHVLKLQWIAEEFLSEDHERDGVPMEELAEDYLIELINRNLIQITRLQWDGNVGECRVHDLVRELAIDKAKEQKFLEIFDSSRQHPKPIQLLRGHHRHAIYNGIGEHFKLFERRSDALYVHSLSLNNLSGRVQLEEMKMYTKFKNLQVLDLTRVKSDRIPEEVGDLVLLKFIGLMGCFRNSLEIPPSIVKLKRLQTLCGSNFFQCYTIPRELWELKELRHITNGQYSGSMKICNHQTKLRTLDEIRYKDWVQIDTLTIPNLQTLTIIRSEELGRGYAYTLDSIAKLASLQTFTLLLFSSNIPTIKPLWSCKLLKSVYLAGTIEDPLELNFLPDSVRNLSLIRSGFLQDPMPTLGNFTNLTALELFDVYQGKKMVCNHNAFPSLRVLRLERMDNLEEWQVEDQTLPSLISFKTTRCDILKTLPVQLERLRIMGTSDLNNT; translated from the exons ATGACGGTATCCTTATTGAAGGTGTTTCATATGAGCTCAGATCCTCAAGGAATTGGAACGCCAACAAAGGGCAG ACAAAAGATGGTTGATGCAATTGTGAGCTTTGCTATTCAGACGCTTGGTAATTTTCTTATCCAACAAGTCAACATTAGGATCGGAGTGAGAGATACTGTAAGGTGGCTCAAAGATGAACTGGTGTTCCTCCAAGCTTCAGTAAGATATGCAGAATCAAGGCAGGATGAAGAGCTAATCCGCAATTGGTTAAACAATGTCAGAGAGGTTGCGGATGAGGCAGTAGCCATCCTGCGAAATTTTAATGTTCTCCATCAAGAACATGCTTCTTCAAAACAAGATGTTTGCCATAGTTTGATAAGCTATGTTTGGATGTGCAAGAAAGAGGCTAAGCTTTATGATATTGGCAAGGATTTTGAGTCGCTCAAGGAAAGAGTCGTTGACATCAAGAAAAGGCGACGCGAGTATGGGATTAATGCCATGTTAGCCACTCCAAACGTGCAACAGAAACGGAGAGCATTATTAAGAACAACTGCCATTGATAACCATGTTGATGTGGTTGGTTTCGAGGATGATATTAAGACTTTGATGTCTGAACTCGATAGTGAGGATCCATGGCGGAAAGTCATTGCCATTCACGGAATGGGTGGATTAGGCAAGACTTCACTTGCCACAGAGTTGTACAATTCTGGTGATTTGAGACATTTTGGCACTCGTGCTAAGGTATGTGTCTCAAATGAATATAGCATAAAAGATGTTCTAAAGAGGTTAATAAAGTCTTTCATGGGAATCGAGCACGAACAGGAATTGTCAAAGATGGATGAGCATGACTTGCTACATCACCTGCAAAAGTTACTGCAAGATCGAGGTCGCTATCTCATAGTGATTGATGACATATGGGATACCAAAGTCTGGGAACTGATTATAAAAGCATTTCCAGACCAAAAGAACGGTAGTAGGATCATCATAACTACACGGAACAAAAAAGTGGCGGAGATGATAGATGATAAATGTTTTGTCCATCAACTTCGATTTCTGACAGAAGAGGAGAGCTGGCAATTGTTCTGCAAGAGAGCAGAACCAACCCAGAATTTGAAGAAGTTGGGGAAGGAGATGGTTGGTAAATGTGGAGGTTTACCCCTAGCAATCGTGGTACTTAGTGGCCTATTATTGCATAACAAGAACTACGCGTACTGGTCAAAAGTGAAGGAGCATATTTGGAGACATTTGAAGGGCGGGGCCTCTGTGCAGATCGAAGAAATACTAAGCTTGAGTTATATAGACTTGTCTTTGCAGATGCAAGATTGTTTTCTCTACCTTGCAAGGTTCCCAGAAGATCATATTATTGACGTTCATGTGTTGAAGCTTCAATGGATTGCAGAGGAATTTTTATCAGAAGATCACGAAAGAGATGGAGTACCTATGGAAGAATTGGCTGAAGATTATCTGATTGAGCTAATTAATCGCAATTTGATTCAGATAACAAGATTGCAATGGGACGGAAATGTTGGGGAATGCCGGGTACATGATCTTGTACGTGAACTTGCCATAGATAAGGCAAAAGAgcagaagtttttggaaattttCGACTCAAGCAGACAACATCCAAAACCTATCCAATTACTGAGAGGACATCATCGTCATGCCATTTACAATGGAATTGGTGAGCACTTCAAGTTATTTGAGCGTAGATCTGATGCTTTATATGTGCATTCATTGTCACTAAACAATCTAAGTGGTAGAGTCCAATTAGAAGAAATGAAGATGTACACCAAATTCAAAAATCTCCAAGTGCTAGATTTGACACGCGTGAAATCAGATAGGATACCAGAAGAAGTGGGGGATTTAGTTCTGCTTAAGTTCATAGGCTTGATGGGTTGTTTTCGAAATTCATTAGAAATTCCACCAAGTATAGTAAAGCTGAAAAGGCTACAAACTTTGTGTGGTTCAAACTTTTTTCAGTGCTACACAATTCCTAGAGAGTTATGGGAGCTCAAAGAATTGAGGCACATAACCAATGGACAGTATAGCGGGAGTATGAAGATATGTAACCACCAAACAAAGCTCCGCACTCTGGACGAAATAAGATACAAGGATTGGGTCCAGATTGACACTCTCACTATCCCCAACCTTCAAACACTAACAATAATTAGATCAGAAGAACTAGGAAGAGGATACGCGTACACATTAGATTCCATCGCCAAGTTAGCAAGTCTCCAAACATTCACCTTATTACTTTTTTCTAGTAATATTCCAACAATTAAGCCACTCTGGTCTTGCAAGCTTCTCAAGAGTGTCTACTTAGCTGGTACTATAGAAGATCCCCTGGAATTGAATTTTCTGCCAGATTCAGTCAGGAATTTAAGTCTAATCCGTAGCGGTTTTTTGCAAGATCCAATGCCTACTTTGGGAAATTTTACAAATCTTACAGCTCTTGAGTTGTTTGACGTGTACCAGGGAAAGAAAATGGTATGCAATCATAATG